The genomic interval CTGGGGACATTTggggtgtcccagccctgggaagggccctggggacatttggggtgtcccagccctgtgccctggggtgTTCCCCATGCTGTCACTGTCTCTGCTGTGACCTGGAACGTCTCCCCACGCTCATTCCCGGTTTATCCCCACGTGGAGATCTCACATTTTGCTCCTGCAGTTGCTCCTGTAcccaggccaggagctggggtggCACAAGTGACCCAGATCCTGCCCAGGATTGCCACAGGAGCTTCCCACCCCCCAGGGCAGGGTGATGATCCCgttcctgcctgcaggagcaccccagccccaggggagAAGAtatttctccctgtttttcagGGGTGTTTCTTTCCCCCCCAGTTCCCTCGGATCATCCTGTGGCTGATGGTGGAACTGGCCATCATCGGCTCCGACATGCAGGAGGTCATCGGCTCTGCCATCGCCATCAACCTGCTCTCCGTGGGGAAGTGAGCTGGGCTTTGTGTGGGAAatgagggaggaaggggagccCTGTGCCCAAAACTCCCCGATTTCCTGTGAATTGCCCCAAATCAGCACTGAGGATGTGAGTCACCCTGCCTGGCCGGGCTGTCAGCGCCAGCTCAGGCACTGTGGGACACCCACAGGGGTTCCAAAATcgggctgcagcctcctgccacACTCCACATTCCACACAGGATTCCTTTTCCCGCTGTCCTcggggctgggagggcaggaatGGACCCAGCACAGGCGGGTGTGGGGTGTCCCGTGGATTGTGGTGTTCCTGGGacaggacacagccctgtggTCCCCTGAAGAACCCCCAGACACagccccaccccaaaaaaacccccaaaatgaAAGGGTTTGGAGCTGTGGGTGTGCCCTGACCCCGCTGTCCCCCACAGGATCCCGCTCTGGGGGGGAGTGCTCATCACCATCGCCGACACCTTCGTTTTCCTCTTCCTCGACAAATACGGTAACTCTGCTTCCAGTCCTGGGAGCCGGGTCTGGGATCGGGGATTCCTCACCTTGGTGACAACGGGACTTCTCCTCCTTGCAGGCTTGAGGAAGCTGGAGGCGTTTTTTGGGTTCCTCATCACCATCATGGCCCTGACCTTTGGATATGAGGTACCTCCTCCAGGAGACACCGAGGGGCTGGAGAGGCTCCAGAGccaggaatggagctgggaaggggctggagagggtccagagccaggaatggagctgggaaggggctggagagggtccagagccaggaatggagctgggaaggggctggagagggtccagagccaggaatggagctgggaaggggctggagagggtccagagccaggaatggagctgggagaggctggagagggtccagaggcaggaatggagctgggaaggggctggagagggtccagaggcaggaatggagctgggaaggggctggagcactgggagaggctgggggagctcagcctggagagaaggaggctcaggagggaccttcttgctctccacagctcctgaCAGCAGGGGAAGCAGCCAGGGGGGGttgagctctgctcccaggtgCCAGGGTGAGAGGAAATGTTCTCCTAGAGGgggtttaggttggatactGGGGAgaattcccacctggaaaaGGCTGTCAGGCTGGTtcaggctgccctgggcagggagggagtcCCTGGGGAATTTAAGAGCCCTGTGGGTGGGCACAGGGTCAGTGCTGAACCCAACCatcccagagccttccccaaTCTCAACAGCTCCATGATTCAGTGCTGTGATCCCACTCCTGTGCTGAAACAGCACCAAACACAGGGATGAACACTTCAAATTAAAGAGATTTGAGTTTGCTTCATGATTTTGCTGTGGAACACCCCAAAACTCCCCTTTTCCTGTGCCCAGTACATCACAGTGAAGCCCAaccaggagaagctgctgcagggactgtTCATCCCCTACTGCAAGGACTGTGGCAcaccacagctggagcaggctgtgggCATCGTGGGTGCCGTCATCATGCCCCACAACATGTACCTGCACTCTGCCCTGGTCAAGGTGAGCACCCCAGGAGGGGGCCCTGGGCTCAGGAAACACCCCCAGAGGAGCCTGGGCACGTGGGGTGTTGTGGGGTGTTGTGGGGTGTTGTGGGGTGTTGTGGGGTGTTGGTGCCttgaggggctgggcagggttaaaggaataaaacagggatttattaattattaaaagcCTTTCCAAAGATGCACCTTGGGCTCTACAAGAGCCTGCCCGAGGCTCCACCCAGGATGGGCACCCAGGCACGAATTTCACACTTTTATCAGTTTTGATCCATCtccatattggggttaattgtgCAATTCCAGGTGCTGAGGTCTCATCCTCAGGagtcctggagctgcagcggTGTCctgggggctggagagggattgttgtgtgtgcctgagctgtgagggGAGCTCAGCAGTTCAGAGTTGggtccccaggcagggcaggctctgcaaaacaccaaaacacaaGAGCTGAACCTGGNNNNNNNNNNNNNNNNNNNNNNNNNNNNNNNNNNNNNNNNNNNNNNNNNNNNNNNNNNNNNNNNNNNNNNNNNNNNNNNNNNNNNNNNNNNNNNNNNNNNNNNNNNNNNNNNNNNNNNNNNNNNNNNNNNNNNNNNNNNNNNNNNNNNNNNNNNNNNNNNNNNNNNNNNNNNNNNNNNNNNNNNNNNNNNNNNNNNNNNNNNNNNNNNNNNNNNNNNNNNNNNNNNNNNNNNNNNNNNNNNNNNNNNNNNNNNNNNNNNNNNNNNNNNNNNNNNNNNNNNNNNNNNNNNNNNNNNNNNNNNNNNNNNNNNNNNNNNNNNNNNNNNNNNNNNNNNNNNNNNNNNNNNNNNNNNNNNNNNNNNNNNNNNNNNNNNNNNNNNNNNNNNNNNNNNNNNNNNNNNNNNNNNNNNNNNNNNNNNNNNNNNNNNNNNNNNNNNNNNNNNNNNNNNNNNNNNNNNNNNNNNNNNNNNNNNNNNNNNNNNNNNNNNNNNNNNNNNNNNNNNNNNNNNNNNNNNNNNNNNNNNNNNNNNNNNNNNNNNNNNNNNNNNNNNNNNNNNNNNNNNNNNNNNNNNNNNNNNNNNNNNNNNNNNNNNNNNNNNNNNNNNNNNNNNNNNNNNNNNNNNNNNNNNNNNNNNNNNNNNNNNNNNNNNNNNNNNNNNNNNNNNNNNNNNNNNNNNNNNNNNNNNNNNNNNNNNNNNNNNNNNNNNNNNNNNNNNNNNNNNNNNNNNNNNNNNNNNNNNNNNNNNNNNNNNNNNNNNNNNNNNNNNNNNNNNNNNNNNNNNNNNNNNNNNNNNNNNNNNNNNNNNNNNNNNNNNNNNNNNNNNNNNNNNNNNNNNNNNNNNNNNNNNNNNNNNNNNNNNNNNNNNNNNNNNNNNNNNNNNNNNNNNNNNNNNNNNNNNNNNNNNNNNNNNNNNNNNNNNNNNNNNNNNNNNNNNNNNNNNNNNNNNNNNNNNNNNNNNNNNNNNNNNNNNNNNNNNNNNNNNNNNNNNNNNNNNNNNNNNNNNNNNNNNNNNNNNNNNNNNNNNNNNNNNNNNNNNNNNNNNNNNNNNNNNNNNNNNNNNNNNNNNNNNNNNNNNNNNNNNNNNNNNNNNNNNNNNNNNNNNNNNNNNNNNNNNNNNNNNNNNNNNNNNNNNNNNNNNNNNNNNNNNNNNNNNNNNNNNNNNNNNNNNNNNNNNNNNNNNNNNNNNNNNNNNNNNNNNNNNNNNNNNNNNNNNNNNNNNNNNNNNNNNNNNNNNNNNNNNNNNNNNNNNNNNNNNNNNNNNNNNNNNNNNNNNNNNNNNNNNNNNNNNNNNNNNNNNNNNNNNNNNNNNNNNNNNNNNNNNNNNNNNNNNNNNNNNNNNNNNNNNNNNNNNNNNNNNNNNNNNNNNNNNNNNNNNNNNNNNNNNNNNNNNNNNNNNNNNNNNNNNNNNNNNNNNNNNNNNNNNNNNNNNNNNNNNNNNNNNNNNNNNNNNNNNNNNNNNNNNNNNNNNNNNNNNNNNNNNNNNNNNNNNNNNNNNNNNNNNNNNNNNNNNNNNNNNNNNNNNNNNNNNNNNNNNNNNNNNNNNNNNNNNNNNNNNNNNNNNNNNNNNNNNNNNNNNNNNNNNNNNNNNNNNNNNNNNNNNNNNNNNNNNNNNNNNNNNNNNNNNNNNNNNNNNNNNNNNNNNNNNNNNNNNNNNNNNNNNNNNNNNNNNNNNNNNNNNNNNNNNNNNNNNNNNNNNNNNNNNNNNNNNNNNNNNNNNNNNNNNNNNNNNNNNNNNNNNNNNNNNNNNNNNNNNNNNNNNNNNNNNNNNNNNNNNNNNNNNNNNNNNNNNNNNNNNNNNNNNNNNNNNNNNNNNNNNNNNNNNNNNNNNNNNNNNNNNNNNNNNNNNNNNNNNNNNNNNNNNNNNNNNNNNNNNNNNNNNNNNNNNNNNNNNNNNNNNNNNNNNNNNNNNNNNNNNNNNNNNNNNNNNNNNNNNNNNNNNNNNNNNNNNNNNNNNNNNNNNNNNNNNNNNNNNNNNNNNNNNNNNNNNNNNNNNNNNNNNNNNNNNNNNNNNNNNNNNNNNNNNNNNNNNNNNNNNNNNNNNNNNNNNNNNNNNNNNNNNNNNNNNNNNNNNNNNNNNNNNNNNNNNNNNNNNNNNNNNNNNNNNNNNNNNNNNNNNNNNNNNNNNNNNNNNNNNNNNNNNNNNNNNNNNNNNNNNNNNNNNNNNNNNNNNNNNNNNNNNNNNNNNNNNNNNNNNNNNNNNNNNNNNNNNNNNNNNNNNNNNNNNNNNNNNNNNNNNNNNNNNNNNNNNNNNNNNNNNNNNNNNNNNNNNNNNNNNNNNNNNNNNNNNNNNNNNNNNNNNNNNNNNNNNNNNNNNNNNNNNNNNNNNNNNNNNNNNNNNNNNNNNNNNNNNNNNNCTTACTCGTTCCTTACTCACGCCTTACTCACGCCTTACTCACGCCTTACTCACGCCTTACTCGTTCCTTACTCACGCCTTACTCACGCCTTACTCGTTCCTTACTCGTTCCTTACTCACGCCTTACTCCCGGTGTCCCCCAGGGTTTCCTGAACCTGCGCTGGTCGCGCTTTGCGCGGGTGCTGCTGACGCGCTCCATCGCCGTCACCCCCACGCTGTTCGTGGCGATTTTCCAGGACGTGGAGCACCTGACGGGGATGAACGACTTCCTGAACGTGCTCATGAGCCTCCAGGTGCGCCGGGGCTGCGGCTGGGCCCggcccctcccagcccaggtgcccagggctggagcacctggcCGGTGGAAGGTGTCCCCGTGGGGTGGAGGGATGGGGCGGGACGAGCATTAACCCATCCCGGGGTTCTGAGCGTTAACCCATCCCGGGGTTCTGAGTGTTAACCCATCCCAGGGTTCTGAGCATTAACCCATCCCGGGGTTCCCAACGTTCACCCATCCCAGGGTTCCCAGCGTTAACCCATCCCGGGGTTCTGAGCATTAACCCACCCCAGGGTTCTGAGCATTAACCCATCCCGGGGTTCTGAGTGTTAACCCATCCCGGGGTTCTGAGCATTAACCCATCCCGGGATGCTGAGCGTTAACCCATCCCGGGGTTCTGAGCATTAACCCATCCCGGGGTTCCCAACGTTCACCCATCCCAGGGTTCCCAGCGTTAACCCATCCCAGGATTCCGAGTGTTAACCCATCCCGGGGTTCTGAGTGTTAACTCATCCTGGGGTTCTGAGCGTTAACCCATCCCAGGGTTCCCAGTGTTAACCCACCCCGGGATTCCCAGCATTAAATCATCCTGGGATTCCCAGTGTTAACCAATCCCGGGATTCTGAGTGTTAACTCATCCCAGGGTTCTGAGTGTTAACCCATCCCAGGATTCCCAGTGTTAACCCATCCCAGGATTCCCAACGTTCACCCATCCTGGGGTTCCGAGCAAGTGCTAACCCATCCCGGGGTTCCCAGTGTTTTAACCCATCCCGGGGTTCCCAACGTTAACCCATCCCGGGATTCCCAGCATTAAATCATCCCGGGATTCCCAGCGTTAACCCATCCCAGGATACTGAGCATTAACTCATACCAGGGTTCTGAGTGTTAACTCATCCCAGGGTTCCCAGTGTTAACCCATCCCAGAGTTCTGAGCATTAACCCATCCTGGGGTTCCGAGTGAGCATTAACCCATTCTGGGGTTCCCAGTGTTAACCCATCCCAGGGTTCTGAGCATTAACCCATCCCGGGATTCTGAGTGTTAACCCATCCTCGGGTTCCGAGCAAGCGTTAACCCATCCCAGGATTCCCAGCGTTAACCCATCCTGGGATTCCGAGTGTTAACCCATCCCAGGATTCCCAACGTTCACCCATCCCGGGGTTCCCCGTGCTCGCCCATCCCGGGGTTCCCAGTGTTAACCCATCCCGGGGTTCCCAACGTTCGCCCATCCCGGGGTTCCCAGTGTTTTAACCCATCCCAGGATTCCCAGTGTTTTAACCCATCCCGGGATTCCCAGTGTTTTAACCCATCCCNNNNNNNNNNNNNNNNNNNNNNNNNNNNNNNNNNNNNNNNNNNNNNNNNNNNNNNNNNNNNNNNNNNNNNNNNNNNNNNNNNNNNNNNNNNNNNNNNNNNNNN from Parus major isolate Abel unplaced genomic scaffold, Parus_major1.1 Scaffold484, whole genome shotgun sequence carries:
- the LOC107199188 gene encoding natural resistance-associated macrophage protein 2-like, producing the protein TFGVSQPWEGPWGHLGCPSPVPWGVPHAVTVSAVTWNVSPRSFPVYPHVEISHFAPAVAPVPRPGAGVAQVTQILPRIATGASHPPGQGDDPVPACRSTPAPGEKIFLPVFQGCFFPPQFPRIILWLMVELAIIGSDMQEVIGSAIAINLLSVGKIPLWGGVLITIADTFVFLFLDKYGLRKLEAFFGFLITIMALTFGYEYITVKPNQEKLLQGLFIPYCKDCGTPQLEQAVGIVGAVIMPHNMYLHSALVKVSTPGGGPGLRKHPQRSLGTWGVVGCCGVLWGVVGCWCLEGLGRVKGIKVPYSRLTHALLTPYSRLTRSLLTPYSRLTRSLLVPYSRLTPGVPQGFLNLRWSRFARVLLTRSIAVTPTLFVAIFQDVEHLTGMNDFLNVLMSLQLPFALIPVLTFTSLPSVMHDFANGLFWKVAGGLLILLICCINMYFVVAYVMSLHNLGLYIGAAVLSVIYLSFVAYLTWLCLIALGASFLACGSTGRLGFAAHPELFLLGHVDSDPSVPR